A genomic segment from Mustelus asterias unplaced genomic scaffold, sMusAst1.hap1.1 HAP1_SCAFFOLD_2129, whole genome shotgun sequence encodes:
- the LOC144489315 gene encoding ES1 protein homolog, mitochondrial-like has protein sequence MDGKDCQVIPDIERVITEFHKAKKPIGLCCIAPVLAAKVLPGVEVTVGHEDDDDGKWPYAGTAAAIVAMGGKHVVSEVDCALVDPENKIVTTPAFMCETKLHHIFDGIGAMVERVLKLTKK, from the exons ATGGACGGTAAGGATTGCCAAGTAATTCCTGACATTGAGCGTGTCATCACCGAGTTCCACAAGGCAAAGAAACCCATTGG GTTATGCTGCATTGCCCCTGTCCTTGCTGCCAAAGTCCTTCCTGGAGTAGAGGTGACGGTTGGCCATGAGGATGATGATGATGGGAAATGGCCGTATGCTGGAACGGCCGCAGCTATTGTCGCAATGGGTGGAAAGCACGTGGTCAGCGAGGTCGAT TGTGCTTTAGTGGACCCTGAGAATAAAATTGTTACGACTCCGGCCTTTATGTGTGAAACCAAACTTCATCACATCTTTGATGGGATTGGAGCGATGGTGGAGCGAGTACTCAAACTCACGAAGAAATGA